One Azospirillum brasilense DNA window includes the following coding sequences:
- a CDS encoding DUF6790 family protein, whose translation MDAANLIRFVLTHIPLITFLLAIIIPTLSRSDRTPEGYLSWLLLLAVGVDALWAGLFHVFAPERAAAFIGWTTSPFQFEIGVADIALGVMGVLAFRRSLDFKAAVVTYASLFYIGVAYGHFHQIWVAGNYAPGNAGILLVLTCIRPFLLILLLIAAQRKAAPALALGR comes from the coding sequence ATGGACGCCGCTAATTTGATACGATTTGTCCTGACACACATTCCTTTGATCACCTTTCTACTGGCGATCATCATTCCCACCCTCAGCCGATCTGATCGGACGCCGGAAGGCTATCTGTCCTGGCTGCTGCTGTTGGCCGTTGGTGTCGATGCTCTCTGGGCTGGGCTGTTCCATGTGTTCGCTCCCGAGCGCGCCGCGGCATTCATCGGGTGGACGACAAGCCCGTTTCAGTTCGAGATCGGCGTCGCCGACATAGCGCTGGGCGTCATGGGGGTGCTTGCCTTCCGCAGATCACTCGACTTCAAGGCGGCGGTCGTGACCTACGCATCGCTGTTCTACATCGGCGTGGCGTACGGCCACTTTCATCAGATTTGGGTGGCCGGGAACTATGCGCCTGGGAACGCTGGCATTCTTCTCGTTCTTACCTGCATCCGGCCATTCCTGTTGATCCTGCTCCTCATCGCGGCTCAACGGAAGGCGGCCCCGGCGTTGGCGCTTGGGAGGTAG
- a CDS encoding YgjV family protein: MTVLHLSDLAGGAGFALVALWPWLSGRRALLAGQGASAAAFALHYLLIGAGTGAALSGLSVLQVATAWPDDRPRWCRALYISTLPALAVLAASTWAGWPSACAAAGMALGTAARWCRSALLLRALFLLAGACWVAHDFLSGSTFGLAADLLCMAGLVYGALRDCVPRKRDEAALGQLLPTSQAPTPGPPSVEPR; the protein is encoded by the coding sequence ATGACCGTTCTTCACCTCTCCGACCTCGCCGGTGGCGCCGGGTTCGCCCTGGTGGCCCTCTGGCCCTGGCTGTCCGGTCGCCGCGCGCTGCTGGCCGGGCAGGGCGCCTCCGCCGCGGCGTTCGCGCTGCACTACCTGTTGATCGGGGCTGGCACCGGTGCGGCACTCTCCGGGCTGTCCGTCCTGCAGGTCGCCACCGCTTGGCCTGACGATCGTCCGCGCTGGTGCCGGGCGCTCTACATCTCCACGCTGCCTGCGCTTGCCGTGTTGGCCGCCTCGACCTGGGCGGGCTGGCCATCGGCCTGTGCAGCGGCTGGGATGGCTCTCGGTACTGCGGCGCGCTGGTGCCGGTCGGCGCTGCTGCTGCGCGCCCTGTTCCTGCTGGCCGGGGCCTGCTGGGTCGCGCATGACTTCCTGTCCGGCTCGACCTTCGGGCTGGCCGCCGACCTGCTCTGCATGGCCGGGCTGGTCTACGGCGCGCTGCGCGATTGCGTACCTCGGAAGCGCGACGAAGCAGCGCTCGGCCAGCTACTTCCTACCTCCCAAGCGCCAACGCCGGGGCCGCCTTCCGTTGAGCCGCGATGA
- a CDS encoding response regulator, whose translation MRESPHVLLAEDEDLVAMVVADFLESEGFRVTVTHNGLTAIEADAIDPADLLLTDMRMPVMGGEALIRLIRQRRPDLPVVVSTGFSEHIPVEEPGRLVVLRKPYSLSALVPVITALLSGRTGLAS comes from the coding sequence ATGCGCGAATCCCCTCATGTTCTGCTGGCCGAGGACGAGGATCTGGTTGCCATGGTGGTGGCCGATTTTCTTGAGTCCGAGGGGTTTCGGGTCACCGTCACGCACAACGGACTGACGGCCATCGAGGCTGACGCCATCGATCCGGCTGACCTCCTGCTCACCGACATGCGCATGCCGGTGATGGGCGGTGAGGCGCTGATCCGGCTCATCCGGCAGCGGCGCCCCGATTTGCCGGTTGTCGTCTCGACCGGATTCAGCGAGCACATTCCTGTCGAGGAGCCGGGACGGCTGGTGGTCCTGCGCAAGCCTTATTCCTTGTCCGCGCTGGTCCCGGTGATCACCGCCCTGCTGTCCGGACGGACGGGGCTGGCCTCCTGA
- the rffA gene encoding dTDP-4-amino-4,6-dideoxygalactose transaminase → MSSAAPHWGHSLPVGVTHRPDKSPTGKRIIIIQSSYVSEKGRFDIICSIDGFSLFDCVSFVRCGWRNRIKTERGVQWLTIPTETKGCYQQAIQETRIAGSWAGERWRVISRAPHFAALAPRPKAFCGEFEREVMLMSDMTIRFNRPKLAGNELEYIRESLEQAHFSGDGAFTKRCQAWLERRLGAPQALLTHSCTAALEMAALLTNVGPGDEVIMPSYTFVSTANAFVLRGAVPVFVDIRPDTLNIDERLIEAAITPRTRAICVVHYAGVACDMDAIDAIAARHGLAVIEDAAQALMSAYRGRPLGTFGALSAFSFHETKNLISGEGGALVVNDPDLIARAEIIREKGTNRARFLRGEVNKYTWEDIGSSYLPSDMLAAFLLAQFENAERLDEERHALWNAYHEALAPLEERGLLRRPLIPAECRHNAHLYYVLARTARERNALIAHLRTNGIQAPFHYVPLHTAPAGRRFSCAAGELPITVDLSARLLRLPMWYGLGDRVWQVVEAVQDFFRTAHSRAAATTGYAASRASARNLAWVPSTSGEVHTNAT, encoded by the coding sequence ATGAGCTCGGCCGCGCCTCATTGGGGCCATTCACTTCCCGTTGGTGTTACACATCGCCCCGATAAGTCTCCAACGGGTAAGCGCATCATTATCATTCAATCTAGCTACGTGTCCGAGAAAGGTCGCTTTGATATCATCTGCTCGATAGACGGATTTTCCCTGTTCGACTGCGTGTCGTTTGTCCGGTGCGGCTGGCGCAACCGCATCAAGACGGAGCGGGGTGTGCAATGGCTGACAATCCCGACCGAGACCAAGGGATGCTATCAACAGGCCATCCAGGAAACACGGATCGCCGGGTCCTGGGCGGGCGAGCGGTGGAGGGTGATCAGCCGTGCCCCTCATTTCGCCGCGCTCGCTCCCCGACCCAAGGCGTTCTGCGGCGAGTTCGAGCGCGAGGTGATGCTGATGAGCGACATGACGATTCGCTTCAACCGCCCCAAGTTGGCCGGCAACGAACTGGAATACATCCGCGAGTCCCTGGAGCAGGCGCACTTTTCCGGAGACGGAGCGTTCACCAAACGCTGCCAAGCGTGGCTGGAACGGCGACTTGGGGCACCGCAGGCCTTGCTGACCCATTCCTGCACGGCAGCGCTGGAGATGGCCGCCCTTCTGACCAACGTCGGTCCGGGGGATGAGGTCATTATGCCCTCCTACACCTTCGTGTCCACCGCGAACGCCTTCGTGCTGCGCGGAGCGGTGCCTGTCTTCGTGGACATTCGGCCGGACACGCTTAACATCGACGAGCGCTTGATCGAGGCGGCGATCACGCCCCGCACCCGCGCCATCTGCGTGGTGCATTACGCCGGCGTCGCCTGCGATATGGATGCGATCGACGCCATCGCCGCCCGGCATGGTCTGGCGGTGATCGAGGATGCCGCGCAGGCGCTGATGTCTGCGTACCGCGGCCGTCCGCTCGGCACCTTCGGCGCCTTGTCGGCCTTCTCCTTCCACGAGACCAAGAACCTGATCTCCGGCGAGGGAGGCGCCTTGGTCGTCAACGATCCGGATTTGATCGCCCGCGCCGAAATCATCCGCGAGAAGGGCACAAACCGCGCGCGCTTCCTCCGTGGCGAGGTCAACAAGTACACCTGGGAGGACATCGGTTCGTCCTATCTTCCCTCCGACATGCTGGCGGCGTTTCTTCTCGCTCAATTCGAGAATGCCGAGCGGCTGGACGAGGAGCGCCATGCCTTGTGGAACGCCTACCATGAGGCTCTGGCACCGCTGGAGGAACGCGGCCTGTTGCGCCGTCCGCTAATCCCGGCCGAGTGTCGGCACAATGCACATCTGTATTACGTCCTGGCGCGCACGGCCCGTGAGCGCAATGCGTTGATCGCCCACCTGCGGACGAACGGCATTCAGGCGCCGTTTCATTACGTGCCGCTACATACCGCGCCGGCAGGAAGGCGTTTTTCCTGCGCTGCAGGGGAATTGCCCATTACGGTCGATCTCTCCGCAAGGCTGCTGCGTCTTCCGATGTGGTACGGGTTGGGTGATAGAGTCTGGCAGGTGGTCGAAGCCGTGCAGGATTTCTTCCGCACGGCCCACTCGAGAGCGGCGGCAACAACAGGCTATGCTGCCTCAAGGGCGTCGGCGCGTAATTTGGCTTGGGTGCCAAGCACATCCGGCGAGGTTCATACCAACGCCACCTGA
- a CDS encoding ribbon-helix-helix domain-containing protein has product MSSKKPRNVMIAGRRTSMRLEPAFWDALTEIAQREGLTVSELCTRLAERVEALDTNSLSSAVRVYVMGYFRAATPMREEARWELAVAAE; this is encoded by the coding sequence ATGTCATCGAAGAAGCCGAGGAACGTAATGATCGCCGGGCGCCGCACCAGCATGCGGTTGGAGCCGGCCTTCTGGGACGCCCTGACCGAGATCGCGCAGAGGGAAGGGCTGACAGTGAGCGAACTGTGCACCCGCCTCGCCGAACGCGTGGAGGCGCTGGACACCAACAGCCTGTCCAGCGCCGTGCGGGTCTACGTGATGGGGTATTTCAGGGCGGCCACGCCCATGCGGGAAGAGGCTCGCTGGGAGCTGGCCGTGGCGGCGGAGTGA
- a CDS encoding DUF6527 family protein — MTELLSPKLVRRQYGELALHEHWCPGCNAMLQIAVDNPFRNGVRWTWDGNAAAPTFSPSVNHTLRFAPNSGRAAKVCHYFIRSGRTMTCHHCRKPLDRKSYALNVAAMKVEAPGRAVMIADGELPVTLSADIGYHDHDLEKLTGSASVDLLDGLPQRNAQAEASFCSKRCLASWFTEKVNSLTDLSA, encoded by the coding sequence ATGACCGAACTCCTCAGCCCGAAGCTGGTCCGTCGGCAGTACGGCGAGCTGGCCCTGCACGAACACTGGTGCCCCGGCTGCAATGCGATGCTCCAGATCGCCGTGGACAACCCGTTCCGCAACGGTGTCCGGTGGACCTGGGACGGGAACGCCGCGGCGCCGACCTTCAGCCCCTCGGTGAATCACACCCTGCGGTTCGCGCCGAACAGCGGGCGGGCCGCCAAGGTCTGCCACTACTTCATCCGCTCGGGCCGCACCATGACCTGCCACCACTGCCGCAAGCCTCTGGACCGCAAGTCCTACGCGCTGAACGTCGCCGCCATGAAGGTGGAGGCGCCGGGCCGCGCCGTGATGATCGCTGACGGCGAACTCCCCGTGACGCTCTCCGCCGACATCGGCTACCACGACCACGATCTGGAGAAGCTGACCGGATCGGCCTCGGTCGATCTGCTGGACGGCCTGCCGCAGCGGAATGCTCAAGCCGAAGCCTCATTTTGCTCGAAGCGGTGCTTGGCCAGCTGGTTTACCGAGAAGGTCAACAGCCTGACCGACCTTTCTGCCTGA
- a CDS encoding N-acetylmuramidase domain-containing protein, which yields MTTTPSGAAEAVRLPTVVGAARPLGPTDIATAAAALGVEEAAYRAVLIVETGGRSAYRPDGRMPILFEAHIAYRLNGGVTVPGLAERSWDRGLYSSTAAGEYDRLNRACQHRAIGPAVALKAASWGMPQILGSNHAMCGFGDVESFVRAMADSAAAQLAAFNAFVTACGLLPALRGKRWSDFARGYNGTAFRENAYDEKLAAAYQRVRGAAGDGVLGIGDVGPDVAALQRALQRCGFPSIVEDGDFGRRTANAVEQVQAVHRLPVTGRVDTRTAIALGLV from the coding sequence ATGACCACCACGCCCTCCGGCGCGGCTGAAGCCGTGCGCCTGCCCACCGTCGTCGGCGCCGCGCGCCCGCTCGGCCCCACCGACATCGCCACCGCTGCTGCCGCCCTCGGTGTCGAGGAGGCGGCCTATCGCGCCGTTCTGATCGTGGAGACCGGCGGCCGCAGCGCTTACCGGCCCGACGGCCGCATGCCGATCCTGTTCGAGGCCCACATCGCCTACCGCCTCAATGGGGGCGTGACTGTGCCTGGTCTGGCGGAACGAAGCTGGGATCGTGGCCTTTACTCCAGCACGGCGGCCGGCGAATACGACCGGCTCAACCGGGCCTGCCAGCACCGCGCCATTGGGCCGGCGGTCGCTCTGAAGGCGGCGTCCTGGGGTATGCCGCAGATCCTGGGCAGCAACCACGCCATGTGCGGCTTCGGCGACGTCGAGAGCTTCGTACGGGCCATGGCGGACAGCGCCGCCGCCCAGCTTGCCGCCTTCAACGCCTTCGTCACGGCGTGCGGGCTGCTGCCGGCTCTGCGGGGCAAGCGCTGGAGCGACTTCGCCCGCGGGTACAACGGGACGGCCTTCCGGGAGAACGCCTATGACGAGAAGCTGGCCGCCGCCTATCAGCGGGTTCGCGGCGCCGCGGGCGACGGCGTGCTGGGGATCGGGGACGTCGGGCCGGACGTGGCGGCCCTGCAGCGGGCGCTCCAGCGCTGCGGCTTCCCGTCCATCGTGGAGGATGGCGACTTCGGCCGGCGGACGGCCAACGCGGTCGAGCAGGTCCAGGCCGTGCATCGGCTGCCGGTCACCGGGCGGGTGGACACGCGGACGGCGATCGCGCTGGGGCTGGTGTGA